The sequence below is a genomic window from Candidatus Binataceae bacterium.
AGGCCAACCGCGCTACCCTGGTCGCGACCGGAGCACCGGGGCCGATAGAGTTCGCCTCGGGCGTAGTGACTCTGGAACCGGGAAGGCTCCGCCTGAGCAGGTTGGCTGTCAAGACCACCGGCGGCTATGGCTTGGTGGATGGTACCCTGGGGTTGGATCATTCGGGAGCCCACGTGCGCGACGTGACGGTGGAACTGCACGACATGCCGGCGGGGTTGTGGCTGGCGCTCGCGGTCGATCCGGACGCGATCAAAGTCTCTGGACCGGTGGGCGGCAAAGTCAGAATCGAGGCTGACTCTTCGCGCCCGGGAAAGCTGCTCGTAAACGGAAGACTAGTTATCAGCACTGGCTCGGTGCAATTTGGATTTCTTCGCGCGCCGATGAAAATCCAGGGCGCCACGGTCAGGTTCACGGGACGATCGCTGGCTGTCAATCTGCCGTCGTCGGTGCTGGAAGGCTCGCCGATTGATTTTCGGATGACCATTGCGGACCTGGGCAATCCGACGATGAGAATCGAAGCGAATGTCGCACGGCTGGATTTCGAAGTAATGAGGTTCATCCGCTTGCCATGGTCGCCAGCAGCCCCACCCGCCGTGTTTCCTATCCCGGTCAACGGTCATATCGAGGCGCAAGACGGCAATCTCAGCAAGCTGCAGATGTCATCGATAAAGACCGACTTCTGGCGCGTCAACGGCGACTGGAAGGTTTACAATTTCACCGCCAATGCGTTCAACGGCAGCGCCGAGCTGGAGATAAGCGGTCGAGCCAAGGACAACTGGATTCACATCCAGGCCAAGATGAGCAACATGGATATCAGCGCGATGTTCCTACTGCCGGGAGATCGCACCGAGTCACCGATCGTCGGCAAGACCTGGGTGGCAGCGGACCTGCGGGCGGATACCAATGGCAACTTCTTCCAGACCATGGAGGGGCGCGCCTCGTTGACCATTCGCGATGGTGTCCTCAATCGCTTCCAGCTGCTCTCCCGACTGCTTGCTCTGATTGATCTGAAGAGTTGGCTGACCGCAAGATTTCCTGATCCAACGCTGAACGGACTTCCGTTCGACACCATCTTCTTCGATCTCAAGGGTGATCACGGAGCTTTCTCCACCGAGAAGTTTCTGCTCCAGGGACCGGTGATGGACATCACCGCCACCGGCGATCTCGACCTTGCGCAAAGCACGATGGACATGAAGGTGGCCGCGTTTCCTCTCAGCACTTTCAATTGGGCGCTGAAGATGATTCCGATCATCGGCACCAACATGGCTGATTCGGCAGGTACCGTGGTGGCCGCATACGTTCATGCGTACGGCCCGGTCAGCGATCCGAGTGTGACCCCAATGCCGATAACCTCGGTCACCGAGATCATCAAAAAGATGCTGTTCCTGCCGATCAACGTGATCAAACCCAACACCGTCCAGTGACCCGGCGCCCGGCGCTGATCGTCTTCTGCCGTGAGCCACTTGCGGGCCGGACCAAAACGCGTTTGCTCTCCCATCTTCCACCGCAGGATGCAGCCGCGCTGGCCGATGCATTCATAGTCGACACGCTCGCGAAGGCTGCGAAAATGCGGCCCGCGCGACTGGTGATCGCGGGGACCTCGGAGTCTTGCGTCGCTGAGTCTCCATATTTTCGCATGCTCAAGCGCCGGTTTGATGCTGAGCTGCTAGATCAGGGAAGGGGCTCGCTCGGAGCAAGGATGGCGCGCGTGCTCGGATCCGTCGCGCGCGACCGCGGAGCCTTGCTCGTCGGTACGGACCTGCCGTCGTTGCCGCATGCGGCCCTGTCGCGGCTGTATGCGCTGCTGCAACGGCATCCGCTGGTCCTGGGGCCGTCGCTAGACGGAGGCTACTACGCGGTCGGAGTGCGCGGCGAAGTGCCGCCGATCTTCACGGGTATCCGGTGGGGCTCCGCGCGCGTATTTACCGAGACCGTCAAGCGTATCAAATTCGCAAAGCGGCGACTGGCGATCGGTCCGGTCTGGCACGATGTCGACCGCTGGCCTGATCTAGTACTCCTGTGCGGATATCTTCGGAGTTTTGAGGCAAGTGCAAGCCGTCCCCGCTATCATCCCTGTCCCGCGACCGCCCGCGTTCTGAAGCGTCTTGGACTGCTACCCCGGCGCCGGTAGAGTACGCCAGAGACCGCGTTTTTATCGATGATCGAACTTACCCTTTACACGCGCCGCGACTGCGAGTTGTGCCGCGAAATGGAAGACCAATTGGAAAAGGAACTACCGCGATTTGTCGCGGAACTCCGGCGCATCGAGATCGACGGCGACGCTGCTCTGGAAGCGAGCTACGGACAGGAAGTACCGGTGCTTTTTGTTAACGGTCGCAAGGCGTTCAAATTTCGATGCAGCACGCGCGATCTACGCAAACGTCTGTCCCGGGAGGTCTCTCGCTGATGGCGCGGCGAGTGAACAACGTGCTGGTGGTGCTGGTGACGTGCGCGAACGAAGAGCAAGGCGCGTCGATTGCGCGTTCACTGGTTGGTGAGCGCCTGGCAGCTTGCGTCAACCTGGTCGGTGGCATTCGCTCCATCTATCGGTGGCGCGACAAGCTCGAAGATGATCGGGAGACTCTTCTGCTGGTCAAGACGCGAACTCAGTTGCTGGCCCGGGTGGAACGGCGAGTGCGGGAACTGCACACCTACCAAGTTCCCGAGGTTGTGGCCCTGCCCCTGTCCGCAGGCTCCAAGCCATATTTGGATTGGCTGTTCGAGGCGACCGCGGCCCGCGGTCGCAGCAAGGCACGGAAACCATGATCCGAATGGCTATTTCCGGCACCGGCGCGATCGCCGAACGCGCGCATATTCCTGCGTTGCAGAGCGTCGCCGGCATCCAGATTGTGGCCTTGCAAAGCCGGACTGCGGAGAAAGCACAACGGGTCGCAGCACGCCTGTGGCGCAGCGGGGCGACCCCTCCGGCGATCTACACGGACTTCGCGCAAATGCTAGGGCGCGAACGGCCCGATGCGGTAGGTATCTTCACCCCAAACTACCTGCACTGTGATTACGCCCTGCAGGCCTTCGCCCGCGGCGCCCACGTGCTGTGCGAGAAGCCAATGGCGCCTACCGCCCCCGCCGCGCACCGCATGGTCGATGCCGCCACACGCGCGAGCCGGGTTCTGATGGTCACGATGCAGCGGCGCTACGGCGGATTCGAAGCGGCCGTGCAACGCGCCCTGCGCATGGGCGCGATCGGAACACCCAACTTTATTCGGGCACGGCTGTCACATGGCGGCCCTGAAGGCTGGGCTCCAGGCCAGGGATGGTTCGTAGATCCAAAACAGGCGGGGGGTGGCGCCGCTCTGGACCTTGGGGTTCACGTGGTGGACCTCGCGCTCTGGTACCTGGGTGAAATAGCGGCGGTAAGTGGATACACCGCAACGATAAGCAAGCCGATCGATGTCGACGACACGGCGGTAATGCTGCTGCGCTTCCGCAGCGGCGCACTCGGGGTAATCGAGGCGAGCTGGGCAAGCCAGCCCGGTCTTTCCGGACTTGAGATCTACGCAAGCGCGGGGCGGGTGATAATGGGTTACCCGCGCAACGAGCTTTCCGTAGTTCGCGCTGACGGAACCGCGGTGCCCGGTTACTCTCGCGAGGAGCTCGCTGCGCAATTCGATGCGCACGACCCGCTGGCGCCGTTTCGCGCGCTCGCGCAAAATTTCGCCGATGCGATCGACGGCCGCGCTGTACCCACCCCCAACGGGCTCGACGGGCTTCGGGCGGTTGAAGTGATCGATGCGTGTTATCGGTCGTCGCGGAGCGGACG
It includes:
- a CDS encoding glutaredoxin family protein yields the protein MIELTLYTRRDCELCREMEDQLEKELPRFVAELRRIEIDGDAALEASYGQEVPVLFVNGRKAFKFRCSTRDLRKRLSREVSR
- a CDS encoding Gfo/Idh/MocA family oxidoreductase is translated as MAISGTGAIAERAHIPALQSVAGIQIVALQSRTAEKAQRVAARLWRSGATPPAIYTDFAQMLGRERPDAVGIFTPNYLHCDYALQAFARGAHVLCEKPMAPTAPAAHRMVDAATRASRVLMVTMQRRYGGFEAAVQRALRMGAIGTPNFIRARLSHGGPEGWAPGQGWFVDPKQAGGGAALDLGVHVVDLALWYLGEIAAVSGYTATISKPIDVDDTAVMLLRFRSGALGVIEASWASQPGLSGLEIYASAGRVIMGYPRNELSVVRADGTAVPGYSREELAAQFDAHDPLAPFRALAQNFADAIDGRAVPTPNGLDGLRAVEVIDACYRSSRSGRHIDLPLEGT
- a CDS encoding TIGR04282 family arsenosugar biosynthesis glycosyltransferase, whose protein sequence is MTRRPALIVFCREPLAGRTKTRLLSHLPPQDAAALADAFIVDTLAKAAKMRPARLVIAGTSESCVAESPYFRMLKRRFDAELLDQGRGSLGARMARVLGSVARDRGALLVGTDLPSLPHAALSRLYALLQRHPLVLGPSLDGGYYAVGVRGEVPPIFTGIRWGSARVFTETVKRIKFAKRRLAIGPVWHDVDRWPDLVLLCGYLRSFEASASRPRYHPCPATARVLKRLGLLPRRR
- the cutA gene encoding divalent-cation tolerance protein CutA — encoded protein: MARRVNNVLVVLVTCANEEQGASIARSLVGERLAACVNLVGGIRSIYRWRDKLEDDRETLLLVKTRTQLLARVERRVRELHTYQVPEVVALPLSAGSKPYLDWLFEATAARGRSKARKP